The segment AAACTGCAAGTACTGCATACCCTACCTATTACATTAAATCAAGGCTTAGTACTAACCTTTTCATATTCTAATATTAATTCTACAAAAGCTTAGCGAACGTCTTTAAGCCCTGAAGTAAGAAATCCCATTTGTATCAGTACTAAATTTGAGACACACACACCCAAGCTTAGGGATAAGCTCTTATTTAAAAGAAAGAAGACGAAGCTAGAATAGATGCAAGCTTTAAATCCAGGCATCTCTTCCTATTCCCTTTGTGGCCTCCTTCATCTCCTCAAAGCACTCGGTAAAACACTTGGCCAGAATATCAGAATTTACATAACCTTTGGTGCCAATCACTTCTAGCCTCACAGTGCCCATGTAGCTCACTACCGTCAAAAGAAGCGTCTGCAagtgaaaaatcaagaaaatagagtttaaaatcatcatattcgtAACGTGAAGCTGGAACTTCAAGTAGCAAATAGATATTCTTACACTAACAATCACGATAGAGGTGGTAGATATCTGCATTACAGGTATTTGGGAAACAGTTTTCAGTTAGTTAATGTTTTTTTCTTACAGCTACTAAATTACTTGCCTGAGGAATCCCGGACACTGAGAAAGAGATGCTCTTAACTGGATTTTGATTGAGTGCTATCTTCTCCGTCGGGCCGATCATATTCGATAATGCTAATGTTTTTTTTGCCAGAGTGTTATATATACCACTAGCAGATGCCTGCAATGCTTAACAATACAAGCTTCAATTCAACCTAGTATTTTTTTGCCTTATAAAAAGTAATTAAATCGCGCCCAGCATAAATCGCATACCCGTCGGCCTATACAGCATAGTATTCTTCTACTAAGGAAGACTTCAAGTGACATTTTCTTCCTGTCTATGATTTGCTTTGCTCTTCGTACGTAGTCTAATGGACTCTCTGCCGTAGCAAGGGGCATAGGGATGTATAACATTCCAATGCGGTTTCCCCATGGTGCTCTACTGTTAAGTTTCAGCATATCTTTTATATCCTGCAGAAATCCACAATAAAATCATTACTGCTCAAACTAACTATCTTTAAATAATGGTTCATAATGGTAAAGTCTATTAAAATATTTCACATATATATATCATTAGTTGTTCATTTGTGTATGTGTAGTTCACCATAGTCTATTAAAATTTCACATATATATATTAGTTGTTCATTTGTGTATGGGTAGTTCACCAATTTTAATTAGATAAGATGTGTAATTTTTTTGGGTAGTCATATTATGCATAAATATTGATTGACACCTTTTTTTAGAAGAATATGTATTAAAAAAGTTGTGACATTCTTTTGATGACATGCATGCATAGATATTGGATGATGCTTCTAAATAGCCACTTTTGAACCAATGTACATGTAATGATTCCTTTTAcattaaaaggggagaaagattGCATGGTACCTTCAATCCTGACAATACTCTAGTGTTCATGAACACAATCCTTGTTACTCTTGACTTCGCCATTCCCTTCGTGACCCCTGACGTTTCTCCTGCAAAAATATGTATAATTACTCATTATATATCACTGGAGTTACTATACCACGAGCTACAATGAGTCAAAACTATAGTTGAAATTATGAGTATTCATTGCTCGCACCATGAGAAAGAGAATTCTCCAGGTATCGTTGAAAACCATAGAATATTACGCCCATTACCACATCATTTACCGTCTGCAAAAGTATTTTACCGAAATTAGTCTGCCATAATGAGCATGTTTGGAAACAATTaatatgatagaaaatgatagtgAGATGAAGAAGTTACTGCTCCGATGGAATTCTTTATCTTTTTGACGTCTTCCATGAGGAAGGTGACAGAAGATATGCCTTTCGGCAGCATCTCAACACCAGGAGGCCCGCGAAAGGGCAACTTGCTATCGTCCATTAATATAACTCTAAGGAAGTTGCTAATGAGATCAGAAACAGTGTACCACAGTACAAGCAGAGGAACAATTAGCCTTTGA is part of the Cryptomeria japonica chromosome 10, Sugi_1.0, whole genome shotgun sequence genome and harbors:
- the LOC131043266 gene encoding wax ester synthase/diacylglycerol acyltransferase 11-like; the encoded protein is MDLSVKTALLHSNGCEVVSPLSQTFSTPILSLCVQSIFELEERIDVCSAKQAIKNLLLPRNPRFCSMMTENRHGAMHWVETEVNVDDHVIIPEFPPGQTEYDEFVKDCIGDGTSLMSLLLCCVTRVDDPNLPVSFPSVKSPPHKTIPYYSWVSTEFMYYMFQRLIVPLLVLWYTVSDLISNFLRVILMDDSKLPFRGPPGVEMLPKGISSVTFLMEDVKKIKNSIGATVNDVVMGVIFYGFQRYLENSLSHGETSGVTKGMAKSRVTRIVFMNTRVLSGLKDIKDMLKLNSRAPWGNRIGMLYIPMPLATAESPLDYVRRAKQIIDRKKMSLEVFLSRRILCCIGRRASASGIYNTLAKKTLALSNMIGPTEKIALNQNPVKSISFSVSGIPQTLLLTVVSYMGTVRLEVIGTKGYVNSDILAKCFTECFEEMKEATKGIGRDAWI